A segment of the Leptospiraceae bacterium genome:
AGAAGGGAAACCACAAATTCAAACATCATTTAAAGAAGGTTTGTGGGAATTCCAAGTGAGAGCTGAAGTAGTTGGAATGCAAGGTATGAGTCAAGAAGTAAAATTTGAAGATTGTCTAAAAAAAGAAGATTATGTTCCTAACAATCCTGAGTTTACAAAGTTTTGCAAAATCACAAAACAGAGTTTTGATGGTAAAACTGCTGAGTGGGAGGCTGAGTGTAATTTTGCGGGTATGCGTTCTCAATTTTCTGGCAAAGCCGTTTATTCTGAAAACTCAATGGAGGGAGAAATGGTAATGCAAATGGATCAGCAAAAAGTAATTCAAAAAATGAGTGGAAAATACATTGGTGAATGTAAAAATTAAATTGATAAATAGCTGGTTATTTCATTAAAATAACCAGCTTGTTTTAAATTTACTTTCTTTCTTCAATTGGAATGTAGGGTCTCCTGGGATATCCTATGTAGATTTGGCGTGGCCTTCCGATCTTTGTATTAGAATCCTCTATCATTTCTTTCCACTGGGCAATCCAACCTGGCATTCTACCCATAGCAAACATAACTGTGAACATATTCGTTGGAATCCCAATCGCTTTGTAAATGATTCCCGAATAAAAATCCACATTTGGATATAGTTTTCTTTCGATGAAGTAATCATCATTAAGGGCTCGTTCTTCTAATTTTTTCGCAATTTCTAAGAGGGGATCATTCATCCCAAGTTTATTTAAAACCTCATCAGCCATTCGTTTAATAATTTTAGCACGCGGATCAAAGTTTTTGTAAACTCGATGACCAAATCCCATCAAACGGAAGGGATTATTTTTATCTTTTGCTAAATTTATGTATTTATCAACATTCCCACCATCTTCATAAATCATTTGTAGCATTTCAATCACTTCTTGGTTTGCTCCACCATGCAAAGGACCCCACAGAGCACAAACGCCACTTGCAATGGCAGCAAAAATATTTGCTCTACTGGAGCCAACCAGTCTTACCGTTGAAGCTGAACAGTTTTGTTCATGGTCGGCATGAAGAATCAAAAGCACTTCTAAAGCACGTTCTACAACAGGATCAATTTCGTAATCCTCTGCTGGAACCGAAAACATCATATTCAAAAAATTTCCCACGTAGCTTAGACTATTTTTAGGATATACAAAGGGTTGTCCAATGGATTTTTTATAGGAGTACGCTGCTATGGTAGGTGTTTTTGCAATCAAACGAATAATAGAGATTTCACGATGGCTTGGGTTGAGCGGATCCATTTGATCGTTATAATAACCTGACAAAGTTAAGATCATGGAGCTCAATATTGCCATAGGATGGGAGTCCTTGGGAAACCCATCATAAAGTCTTTTTAGATCTTCATGAATCATTGTATGTCGTGTTACATTTGTTTTAAATTTTTGGAATTCTTCTTTTGTGGGAAGTTCACCATAAATAAGCAAATAAGCGACTTCCAAAAAGCTGGATTTTTCCGCTAATTCTTCTATGTCATAGCCTCGATACCGAAGAATGCCCTTTTCTCCATCAATGAATGTAATGGCACTCTTGCAAGAACCTGTGTTCATGTATCCGTCATCTAATGTGATTGCTCCTGTTTGATTTCTTAGCTTTGTGATATCAATTCCGATTTCGTTTTCGGTGCCTTTTATGATGGGTAGTTCTACTTCTTTTCCTAGAATATTTAGTTTTGCCACTTCTGACATTTTTGGGCTCCTTGTGGTTTTTTTCGTAAGAAATAATTTATTTCGTTTTGATTTGCAATCAAATAATTTTGTTAATGTTACCTTGGTTGAAATCTTAATTTAAACCATTCCCTAAAGGAAGAGAATTTATAAAATAGAAGTGGAATGATAAACAAGGTCAGTAATGTTGAAAATAAAAGTCCCCATGCCAAAGCCAAAGATAATGGCACAAGGAATGGGTCTTTCCCACCAATTCCGTAAGCAGTAGGTAAGAGTCCTAAAACTGTGGTCAAAGTTGTAAGAATGATGGGTCTAAGTCGTAAAGAAGCTGCTTCTATAGTGACTTGTTCTAATGATAATTCAGGATTATTTTTTCTTAATTTTTCTGCGAAGTCTATCATCACAATTCCTGAGTTCACAACAACACCAGCAACCCCGACAAATCCTACTAAGGCTAAAAAGCTCAAGGGTTGTTGGTGTAAAACAAAAGAAATGAATATCCCTGATAAAGCAAATGGTATGGTGATTAGCGTTATAAAAGGAAGCAGAATCGAGCCAAATAAAGATGAAAGAATCATAAAATTAATCACAAAACCAATCAGAAAGGCACGTTGAAGGCTTTTCAGAGATTCTTCTGTGTCTTTGTTTTCACCACCGAGTCTTACCGTGTAGCCTGGATATTTTTCTATGATTTCGTTCATAAACTTTCGAATTTGCTGGTTTACCTCAGCTGAGGTGGTTCGTTTTTCATCAATGTCGGCTAAGACCGTTAAAAGACGTTCACCATTAAGATGATTATAAGCAACAACACCTTGTTTTTTTTCAATACGGATTAATTTTTTTACAGGGATCAGTTGACCTAAACGATTCATTACATAAAGAGAATACAATGTATCTATGCTTTTGTGGTATTGGTCATCATAACGAACTCTTATAGAAATTTCTTCTGTTCCTTTTTTGATTGTAGTAGGAACTACTCCCATGAAGGCAGCATTGATTACCAAACTTATACTTTCTAC
Coding sequences within it:
- a CDS encoding DUF3617 domain-containing protein produces the protein MRRFHFSVFFLLMSLVVWSCGKKEKEEGKPQIQTSFKEGLWEFQVRAEVVGMQGMSQEVKFEDCLKKEDYVPNNPEFTKFCKITKQSFDGKTAEWEAECNFAGMRSQFSGKAVYSENSMEGEMVMQMDQQKVIQKMSGKYIGECKN
- a CDS encoding citrate synthase translates to MSEVAKLNILGKEVELPIIKGTENEIGIDITKLRNQTGAITLDDGYMNTGSCKSAITFIDGEKGILRYRGYDIEELAEKSSFLEVAYLLIYGELPTKEEFQKFKTNVTRHTMIHEDLKRLYDGFPKDSHPMAILSSMILTLSGYYNDQMDPLNPSHREISIIRLIAKTPTIAAYSYKKSIGQPFVYPKNSLSYVGNFLNMMFSVPAEDYEIDPVVERALEVLLILHADHEQNCSASTVRLVGSSRANIFAAIASGVCALWGPLHGGANQEVIEMLQMIYEDGGNVDKYINLAKDKNNPFRLMGFGHRVYKNFDPRAKIIKRMADEVLNKLGMNDPLLEIAKKLEERALNDDYFIERKLYPNVDFYSGIIYKAIGIPTNMFTVMFAMGRMPGWIAQWKEMIEDSNTKIGRPRQIYIGYPRRPYIPIEERK